A single Methanolobus sp. ZRKC5 DNA region contains:
- the cbiQ gene encoding cobalt ECF transporter T component CbiQ encodes MTYILDDYAILSPLRFRNNWLKLAIVTFGVLAGVSSTSPFVPFTIALCMSFTTIYFGKVPAKFYFKILAVPAGFVFVSVVIIAFFFGEGANYFAFDVFGYILGVNSQGLNMALLILARTIGGMSCLFFLSLTTPMIELFAVLKKAKFPDSFVEIAMMMYRYIFVFLDVAMGIKYAQTVRLGYRDFKTSFRSTVMLGASLFIRSWEQGEKLYLSMNSRCYDGKLMVYDEKRPVKMPELLLTGAYFTIVLMVFYFTNGMSLI; translated from the coding sequence ATGACATATATTCTGGATGATTATGCAATACTAAGTCCTTTGAGATTCAGGAATAACTGGCTCAAATTAGCTATCGTGACTTTCGGGGTTCTGGCAGGTGTTTCATCTACATCTCCGTTTGTTCCTTTTACTATAGCATTATGTATGAGTTTTACAACCATTTATTTCGGAAAAGTACCTGCAAAGTTCTATTTTAAAATACTTGCCGTTCCTGCCGGTTTTGTGTTTGTGAGCGTTGTGATTATTGCCTTCTTTTTTGGAGAAGGTGCCAATTATTTTGCATTTGATGTATTTGGATATATTTTAGGTGTGAATTCCCAGGGTTTGAATATGGCTTTGCTTATTCTTGCAAGAACGATTGGTGGTATGTCCTGTCTGTTCTTCCTGTCTTTGACAACTCCTATGATCGAACTGTTTGCTGTGTTAAAGAAAGCAAAGTTCCCGGATTCCTTTGTGGAGATTGCAATGATGATGTATCGCTACATATTTGTCTTTCTTGATGTTGCCATGGGAATTAAATATGCACAGACCGTCCGTCTTGGATACCGGGATTTCAAAACGTCGTTTAGGTCCACGGTAATGCTTGGTGCAAGTCTTTTCATAAGGTCCTGGGAGCAGGGTGAAAAACTCTATTTATCCATGAATTCAAGATGTTATGATGGCAAATTGATGGTGTATGATGAAAAAAGACCTGTTAAAATGCCTGAATTGTTACTTACAGGTGCCTATTTTACTATAGTGCTTATGGTTTTCTATTTTACAAATGGAATGTCGCTTATTTGA
- a CDS encoding energy-coupling factor ABC transporter substrate-binding protein — MKLEYIVAIVVLLFAAQFFYGVSANPDSEFGGADGAAGDFVSEIDPTYEPTEPWFTKYLFEPPGGETESLLFALQAAFGAIVIGYTIGYYKGKGASK; from the coding sequence ATGAAACTGGAGTATATTGTAGCTATTGTAGTATTGCTCTTCGCCGCGCAGTTCTTCTATGGTGTATCAGCAAACCCTGACTCTGAATTCGGCGGTGCAGATGGTGCAGCAGGAGATTTTGTTTCTGAAATAGATCCAACCTATGAACCTACAGAACCATGGTTCACTAAATACCTATTTGAGCCACCAGGCGGAGAAACAGAAAGCTTGCTCTTTGCACTTCAGGCCGCTTTTGGTGCAATTGTAATCGGATATACAATTGGTTACTATAAGGGAAAAGGCGCGAGTAAGTAA
- a CDS encoding energy-coupling factor ABC transporter permease produces MHIFEGFLPSPWWQAWFVISIPVILYGMYKMNKLVSERREVVPLLAVAGAFIFVLSSLKLPSVTGSSSHPTGTGMAAILFGPAITAVLGVIVLIYQAIFLAHGGITTLGANAASMAIIGPLVAFLFYKAASKAGMNFYLNVFLATALADWVTYVVTSLQLALAFPSASGGVLASFIAFAGIFATTQVPLAILEGALTALIMKYVVQIKSDVLVDLNVLTTATVAKLKEAMQ; encoded by the coding sequence ATGCATATATTTGAGGGTTTTCTACCATCTCCATGGTGGCAGGCATGGTTTGTAATATCTATTCCTGTGATACTGTATGGTATGTATAAGATGAACAAACTTGTCAGCGAGAGACGAGAGGTTGTTCCTCTGCTGGCAGTTGCTGGTGCATTCATATTCGTTCTTTCATCTCTGAAACTTCCTTCAGTTACTGGAAGCTCATCTCATCCAACAGGTACTGGGATGGCAGCTATTCTTTTCGGACCGGCAATAACTGCTGTTCTTGGTGTTATTGTTCTTATCTACCAGGCAATTTTCCTGGCACATGGAGGTATAACGACCCTTGGTGCAAATGCTGCATCCATGGCAATAATTGGTCCTCTGGTTGCTTTCCTCTTTTATAAAGCAGCATCCAAAGCAGGAATGAACTTTTACCTGAATGTGTTCCTTGCAACTGCACTTGCAGATTGGGTTACTTATGTTGTAACTTCCCTACAACTGGCGTTAGCGTTCCCTTCGGCCAGTGGTGGTGTATTGGCATCATTCATTGCATTCGCAGGGATCTTTGCAACAACCCAGGTGCCACTTGCGATACTGGAAGGTGCTCTTACAGCACTTATTATGAAATACGTGGTTCAGATCAAAAGTGATGTACTGGTCGATCTTAATGTGCTTACTACTGCAACGGTTGCAAAACTCAAGGAGGCAATGCAATGA
- a CDS encoding cobalt-precorrin-7 (C(5))-methyltransferase, producing MIIVGVGVGPKMLTLEAIEVISNAPVVYGSRRSIELAEEFIKCESLLIKDYKNLHLLPEDAVILSTGDPMFSGLGKFATENDRVVTGVSSIQAACARFHVEISNLALITAHGRDPAPAKEAFIREINLGKNIFLLPADSFGPKEVAAVLQEMNVNARICIYEDIGYPHERAVCGTVDEPPENHSDMYCIVIVR from the coding sequence ATGATAATAGTGGGTGTCGGTGTTGGGCCTAAAATGCTGACCCTGGAAGCCATAGAAGTAATCAGCAATGCTCCTGTTGTGTATGGTTCCAGACGCTCCATCGAACTTGCGGAAGAGTTCATCAAGTGTGAATCTCTTCTGATCAAGGATTATAAGAACCTTCATCTTTTGCCTGAGGATGCTGTTATTTTGTCCACAGGCGATCCTATGTTCTCAGGGCTTGGTAAATTTGCCACAGAGAATGACAGGGTTGTTACAGGCGTATCTTCAATACAGGCAGCATGTGCACGTTTTCATGTGGAGATATCAAATCTTGCACTTATCACAGCACATGGAAGGGACCCTGCACCGGCAAAAGAAGCTTTCATCAGGGAAATTAACCTTGGCAAGAACATTTTTCTCCTTCCGGCTGATAGCTTCGGCCCTAAGGAAGTTGCGGCAGTTCTTCAGGAAATGAATGTTAATGCTCGTATATGCATCTACGAGGATATAGGATATCCACATGAACGTGCGGTATGCGGTACAGTAGATGAACCGCCGGAGAATCATTCTGACATGTATTGCATTGTGATTGTTCGTTAG
- a CDS encoding cobalt-precorrin-5B (C(1))-methyltransferase has product MIDPVNKSKIPDEWLDRSKMPRDELEEGIKNGMLVVLSDGSVLKRGYTTGTTAAMAAKASVLSLAGEVTHVSVPTSVGLRAEMDVKGNKGHAVAVKMNNDHESDITRGLEFAADAREADGITVYAGEGIGIVTRSGLESKKGHPAINPHPMEQIKASITEAVEEIGLKGAEVTIYLPHGKEIAKETLNSRIGIIDGISILGSTGFVEPWNDHLGEMKGDLIRHSDKVVLTTGRVGIRYSTMLFPDYTVVLAGSRISEALEAAHGDVVICGLPGLVLKWGNPDMLKDSGFATVVEMLALDPQNQRLKQAFDMAVEKGNGARIVVVDRDGTVLMDSGE; this is encoded by the coding sequence ATGATCGACCCGGTAAATAAATCAAAGATACCAGACGAGTGGCTGGATCGCTCAAAGATGCCACGTGATGAGCTGGAAGAAGGTATAAAGAACGGAATGCTTGTAGTTCTAAGTGATGGTTCTGTACTGAAAAGAGGATATACTACCGGGACCACTGCAGCAATGGCTGCAAAGGCATCAGTTCTTTCTCTTGCAGGTGAGGTCACACATGTTTCTGTACCAACATCAGTAGGACTTCGTGCAGAGATGGATGTCAAAGGCAACAAAGGACATGCTGTTGCAGTAAAAATGAATAACGATCATGAATCTGATATTACCAGAGGTCTTGAGTTCGCCGCTGATGCCAGGGAAGCAGATGGAATTACTGTTTATGCAGGTGAAGGAATAGGTATTGTCACCCGCAGTGGCCTGGAATCTAAAAAAGGTCATCCGGCAATCAATCCTCATCCCATGGAACAAATAAAAGCCTCCATTACTGAAGCTGTTGAAGAAATTGGGCTTAAAGGGGCAGAAGTTACTATTTATCTCCCACACGGCAAAGAAATAGCAAAAGAGACCCTTAACAGCCGTATCGGTATCATTGATGGGATCTCTATTCTTGGCAGTACGGGATTTGTGGAACCGTGGAATGACCATTTAGGAGAGATGAAAGGTGATCTTATCAGACACTCTGACAAGGTAGTGCTTACAACTGGAAGGGTGGGTATCCGTTACTCGACCATGCTTTTCCCTGATTACACTGTTGTACTTGCCGGAAGTCGTATCTCTGAAGCACTTGAGGCGGCTCATGGCGATGTTGTCATTTGCGGACTTCCGGGTCTTGTTTTGAAATGGGGAAACCCTGACATGCTAAAGGACAGTGGCTTTGCCACGGTTGTTGAAATGCTTGCACTTGATCCGCAGAACCAGCGCCTGAAACAGGCTTTTGATATGGCTGTGGAAAAAGGCAATGGTGCCCGCATTGTTGTTGTTGACAGGGACGGAACCGTATTGATGGACAGCGGGGAATAA
- the mutL gene encoding DNA mismatch repair endonuclease MutL translates to MTEKSCDIRGSRIKLLDESTINKIAAGEVIERPASVVKELIENSIDAHASEVRVEIGGYGTKSILVVDNGVGMSHTDASLSFKKHATSKINAIEDLDRILTMGFRGEALASIASVARVELVTRQEGEIAGTKVVVDSSGIKNITSAGTAVGTSILVNDLFYSTPARKKYLKSARTELAHIIDVVSRNSLAHSDVSFTLVVDGKVTLRSPSSAKMQDSIVHLYGADVARSLVPLEYESDLLTISGYTSKPELTRSGKDLQVFFINGRSIFSNQISNAVRLGYYTLLPKGRYPAAFLNFIIDPVNVDVNVHPAKREVRLSHEKEIEAMVISAVEDALGRESLVPEIQVKKKDVPVQVLLSGSKEKEEQGLVKTSDKSDGSDTVEEAPYISGESHDISLQDAVIKENKEPYHYPAKDTQKRLKKSERLQMSVTSNEVTELSSSFKPSDVKVYGQYGDLYIISEMDGKLILIDQHAAHERIMYEEVLRMQDMGWQELITPVTLDLSQKEKAIIEDFIPDLENIGFSISEFGPKSYVVTTVPSIFGKLEDTDVIHDIISDLLSTGRVKEDTERYDLLCSTMACRAAIKAGAVCSTKQMEELIRQLMRCGNPYTCPHGRPTMISFTKDELAKLFKRT, encoded by the coding sequence ATGACAGAAAAATCATGTGATATCAGGGGTTCAAGAATAAAATTACTGGACGAGTCCACCATCAATAAAATAGCAGCGGGAGAAGTTATTGAGCGCCCGGCTTCCGTGGTGAAAGAGCTTATTGAGAACTCTATTGATGCCCATGCGTCCGAAGTTCGAGTGGAAATAGGGGGGTATGGCACGAAAAGCATTCTGGTTGTGGACAATGGTGTCGGAATGAGTCATACGGATGCATCCCTCTCCTTTAAAAAGCATGCGACCAGCAAAATTAACGCCATCGAAGACCTTGACCGCATTCTAACCATGGGTTTTCGGGGGGAAGCTCTGGCTTCCATTGCTTCGGTGGCAAGAGTGGAACTTGTCACTCGACAGGAGGGTGAGATCGCGGGCACGAAGGTTGTTGTCGATAGCAGTGGAATAAAAAATATAACTTCTGCAGGCACTGCCGTGGGGACCAGTATACTTGTTAATGACCTGTTCTACAGCACGCCTGCCCGTAAGAAGTACCTTAAAAGTGCTAGGACGGAACTTGCACACATTATCGATGTAGTTTCCCGAAATTCACTTGCACATTCAGATGTTTCATTCACTCTTGTGGTAGATGGTAAGGTAACACTCAGGTCTCCTTCATCAGCTAAAATGCAGGACAGCATAGTGCATCTCTATGGTGCTGACGTTGCACGTTCACTTGTTCCACTGGAATACGAGTCGGACCTGCTTACTATATCCGGTTATACTTCAAAGCCGGAACTCACAAGGAGCGGAAAAGACCTTCAGGTATTTTTCATAAATGGCAGGTCCATATTCTCAAATCAGATCAGCAATGCTGTCAGGCTTGGATACTATACCCTGCTTCCTAAAGGTCGCTATCCTGCAGCCTTTCTCAATTTCATAATCGACCCGGTCAATGTGGATGTGAATGTTCATCCTGCAAAAAGAGAGGTTAGGTTGAGCCATGAAAAAGAGATTGAAGCTATGGTTATTTCTGCCGTAGAGGATGCCCTTGGAAGAGAATCACTGGTTCCTGAAATACAGGTTAAGAAAAAGGATGTGCCTGTCCAGGTTCTTTTATCAGGATCCAAAGAGAAAGAAGAACAGGGACTCGTTAAAACATCGGATAAGTCGGATGGGTCTGATACTGTTGAGGAGGCGCCTTACATTTCAGGTGAATCACATGATATTTCCCTACAGGATGCTGTCATCAAAGAAAACAAGGAGCCTTATCATTATCCTGCAAAGGACACTCAGAAGCGGTTGAAGAAAAGTGAAAGGTTGCAGATGAGTGTTACTTCCAATGAAGTAACAGAGCTCAGCAGTTCTTTCAAACCATCTGATGTGAAAGTGTACGGTCAGTACGGTGATCTTTACATAATCAGTGAGATGGATGGCAAACTCATACTCATTGACCAGCATGCTGCACATGAGCGTATTATGTATGAGGAAGTGCTCAGGATGCAGGACATGGGGTGGCAGGAACTTATTACACCTGTGACACTTGATCTGAGCCAGAAGGAAAAAGCCATAATTGAAGATTTCATTCCTGATCTGGAGAATATAGGTTTTTCAATTTCTGAATTTGGTCCGAAGAGCTATGTAGTTACAACGGTTCCGAGTATTTTTGGGAAGCTTGAGGATACTGATGTCATTCACGATATCATCTCCGACCTTCTATCCACCGGAAGAGTGAAAGAGGACACTGAGAGGTATGATCTTCTTTGTAGTACAATGGCATGCAGGGCAGCTATCAAGGCAGGTGCGGTATGCAGTACAAAACAGATGGAAGAACTTATCCGTCAACTGATGCGCTGCGGTAATCCATATACGTGTCCACATGGTCGTCCTACTATGATTTCCTTTACTAAAGATGAACTGGCAAAGCTCTTTAAAAGGACCTGA
- a CDS encoding multidrug effflux MFS transporter, giving the protein MMNNPEKLKNIVPLLALLTAFPAFSTDMILPAIPSLALMWNEPLAVVNLILICFFVTYGFFLLFYGPISDRYGRRKPLIIGISLYILASVLCAMATSATSLIAFRILQAAGAAASSSLSMAMTKDLFSGTQRQRILAYIAIIMALAPMFAPIVGGWILTYLTWNWIFIAQGLMGAIGLLGVLRTPETLKEVSETPLSKIMSSYGNLLLNKNYVILVLVMSVSLLPLYSFIAGSSALYINGFGLSEQNFSYFFAFNALALMAGSMSCLKLTDRINPRHLITTGFAGITLGAALILIIGQRGPWSFAIPMALVTYSIGISRPPSNHLVLEQVHKDAGSASSLLIFTYFTLGAVGMWLVSLDWMERMQILGSITLVCGVLVLIAWMILQKKGIGAEQ; this is encoded by the coding sequence ATGATGAATAATCCTGAAAAACTAAAAAATATTGTACCCTTACTAGCTCTTTTGACAGCTTTTCCGGCATTTTCCACAGACATGATACTGCCTGCTATTCCATCTCTTGCCCTGATGTGGAACGAGCCACTGGCAGTTGTCAATTTAATCCTCATTTGTTTTTTCGTCACTTACGGATTCTTCCTGCTTTTCTACGGCCCGATCTCAGACAGGTACGGCCGCCGAAAACCATTGATAATCGGTATTTCATTGTACATATTGGCCAGCGTGCTCTGCGCCATGGCGACCAGTGCAACCTCATTGATAGCATTTCGTATACTACAAGCTGCAGGAGCTGCGGCCAGTTCATCATTATCCATGGCCATGACCAAAGATCTCTTTTCAGGGACTCAAAGGCAAAGGATACTTGCATATATAGCCATAATCATGGCGCTGGCTCCTATGTTTGCCCCCATTGTGGGAGGATGGATACTAACATACCTTACATGGAACTGGATATTCATTGCCCAGGGATTAATGGGAGCCATAGGCCTTTTGGGTGTCCTCAGAACACCGGAAACTTTAAAAGAAGTGTCAGAAACCCCTCTGTCAAAGATCATGTCTTCTTATGGCAATCTGTTACTGAACAAAAATTATGTCATCCTGGTTCTGGTGATGTCTGTGAGCCTTTTACCATTATACAGTTTCATTGCTGGCTCTTCAGCCCTTTATATCAACGGATTTGGCCTGAGTGAACAAAATTTCAGCTACTTCTTTGCCTTTAACGCCCTGGCACTGATGGCAGGATCAATGTCATGCCTGAAACTGACAGACAGAATAAACCCCAGACACCTGATAACCACTGGTTTTGCAGGAATAACATTAGGAGCTGCACTTATTCTTATAATTGGTCAGCGCGGACCATGGAGCTTTGCAATTCCTATGGCACTGGTAACATATTCCATAGGTATCAGCAGACCTCCGAGCAACCACCTCGTACTTGAACAGGTACACAAAGATGCAGGTTCTGCATCATCTTTACTGATATTCACCTATTTCACACTTGGAGCTGTAGGCATGTGGCTGGTCTCACTGGATTGGATGGAACGCATGCAGATATTGGGAAGCATCACTTTGGTCTGTGGTGTTCTTGTGCTGATTGCCTGGATGATATTACAAAAGAAAGGTATTGGTGCAGAGCAATAG
- the mutS gene encoding DNA mismatch repair protein MutS: MMSKVTPAMQQFYAAKEEHKDALIFFRMGDFYESFGEDAKTIAKELEITLTSRGKSKDGEKMPLAGIPYHALDTYLPRLIKKGYKVALCEQLEDPKKAKGVVKRGVVRVVTPGTAMDSSMFSDSSNNYLMAIYGEKDEFGISFLDISTGEFLTTQFTDIAPYNRIISEAARMGPSECIMPRSLLEDSHLTDRMKELRIIVHDFDEDAFDFDRAEKVLREHFKVTTLEGMGCSELPCAVSSAGAALRYAMDTQMRELSQVQSLKTYFDSEFMVLDAITLRNLEIVRNVRGEGNDSSLIGVLDDTKTPMGRRQLQKWLLKPLISVDAINDRLDSVAWLQENTLVRFDIRSHLSYVKDMERLVGRVMYGNSNARDLVALKKSLESVPLLLESLRECEGVDLLVNLVSQLSSFGELDDLAKLIDRAIVEEPPLSVRDGGMIKPEYNEQLDELFDLSKNGKQWIAKFQQKERERTGIKSMKVGYNKVFGYYLEVTKANISQVPDDYIRKQTMTNAERFYTPELKERESAILSADEKMTALEYELLCDVNSTVAAHSKQLQETAGFIGMLDVLANLAEVAANNNYVRPAITPDCRLLIRDGRHCVVENTVPGGFVPNDTEMDCSENQFQLITGPNMAGKSTYMRQIAMIVIMAQAGSFVPASHASIGIVDRVFTRVGAFDDLASGQSTFMVEMVELANILNNATPKSLVLLDEIGRGTSTYDGYSIAKAVVEYIHNKGRVGVRSLFATHYHQLTDIAGSLKRVRNYHIAVKEDGDDLVFLRKIVPGATDRSYGIHVARIAGVPHAVTTRAKEILEDIENECVITEDDCKSRKKPRSSAKYTQVILFDQESSSGETASHPVIGELKDMDLNSITPLEALNRLSQLKSKLLEEDK, translated from the coding sequence ATCATGAGTAAAGTAACCCCTGCCATGCAGCAGTTCTATGCTGCCAAGGAAGAGCATAAAGACGCCCTCATATTCTTCAGGATGGGGGACTTCTATGAGTCCTTCGGAGAGGACGCGAAGACCATTGCAAAAGAGTTGGAGATAACTCTCACTAGCCGGGGGAAGAGTAAGGATGGGGAGAAGATGCCACTGGCAGGTATTCCATACCATGCTCTTGATACTTATCTTCCCCGGCTTATCAAAAAAGGATACAAGGTAGCACTCTGTGAGCAGCTTGAGGACCCCAAGAAAGCGAAAGGTGTTGTGAAAAGAGGAGTCGTAAGAGTTGTAACGCCAGGAACTGCAATGGATTCTTCCATGTTCTCGGATTCCTCTAATAATTATCTAATGGCGATATATGGAGAAAAGGATGAATTTGGTATCTCTTTTTTGGATATTTCTACAGGTGAATTCCTTACAACGCAGTTCACAGACATCGCTCCTTATAATCGAATTATCAGTGAAGCTGCACGTATGGGTCCCTCGGAATGTATCATGCCACGGTCCTTGCTTGAGGATTCACATCTCACCGATCGAATGAAGGAACTGAGGATAATCGTTCATGATTTTGATGAGGATGCTTTTGACTTCGACAGGGCTGAAAAAGTGCTCAGGGAACACTTCAAAGTAACAACTCTGGAAGGCATGGGTTGTAGTGAACTCCCATGTGCAGTATCTTCTGCAGGTGCAGCATTGCGTTATGCAATGGATACCCAGATGAGGGAATTATCGCAGGTGCAGTCCCTCAAGACATATTTTGATTCAGAGTTCATGGTGTTGGATGCTATCACTTTGAGGAACCTTGAAATTGTCAGGAATGTGCGGGGCGAGGGCAATGACTCTTCGCTTATCGGGGTTCTTGATGATACAAAAACACCTATGGGAAGAAGGCAGCTCCAGAAATGGCTTCTTAAGCCGCTTATTTCAGTTGATGCTATAAATGATCGTCTGGATTCGGTTGCATGGCTTCAGGAAAATACTCTCGTTCGTTTTGATATCCGTTCCCACCTTTCCTATGTAAAGGATATGGAGCGACTTGTAGGCAGGGTGATGTATGGTAATTCAAACGCAAGGGATCTTGTAGCTTTGAAAAAGTCACTTGAATCAGTTCCTCTTTTACTTGAATCCCTTCGTGAATGTGAAGGTGTGGACCTGTTGGTGAACCTTGTATCTCAGCTGTCTTCTTTTGGGGAGCTGGACGACCTTGCTAAACTGATTGACAGAGCCATTGTAGAAGAACCTCCACTTAGTGTGCGGGATGGGGGAATGATCAAACCGGAATACAATGAGCAGCTGGATGAGCTGTTCGATCTGTCAAAGAACGGCAAACAGTGGATTGCGAAGTTCCAGCAGAAGGAGCGTGAAAGGACAGGTATCAAGTCCATGAAAGTTGGCTACAACAAAGTCTTCGGTTATTATCTTGAGGTTACAAAAGCCAACATCTCCCAGGTCCCTGATGATTATATCAGGAAGCAGACCATGACCAATGCCGAGCGTTTCTACACTCCTGAACTCAAGGAGCGTGAAAGTGCCATTCTTTCTGCTGACGAGAAGATGACAGCCCTTGAATATGAGTTGCTATGCGATGTAAACTCGACTGTTGCAGCGCATTCAAAGCAGTTACAGGAAACAGCTGGCTTCATTGGCATGCTGGATGTACTGGCGAACCTTGCCGAAGTAGCTGCCAATAATAATTACGTAAGACCCGCGATAACTCCAGATTGCAGGCTTCTTATCAGAGATGGAAGGCACTGTGTGGTGGAAAATACAGTTCCAGGCGGTTTTGTGCCCAACGATACGGAAATGGATTGTAGTGAGAACCAGTTCCAGCTTATAACCGGACCGAACATGGCCGGTAAATCCACATACATGAGACAGATAGCCATGATAGTCATAATGGCGCAGGCTGGTTCCTTTGTGCCTGCTTCTCATGCCTCTATCGGCATTGTGGACAGAGTGTTCACAAGGGTCGGAGCTTTCGATGATCTTGCAAGCGGGCAGAGTACTTTCATGGTTGAAATGGTGGAGCTTGCCAATATCCTGAACAATGCAACCCCGAAAAGCCTGGTGTTGCTGGATGAGATTGGCAGAGGTACCAGCACTTATGATGGTTATAGTATCGCAAAGGCGGTGGTGGAGTACATCCACAACAAAGGACGTGTGGGTGTAAGGTCACTGTTTGCCACTCACTACCATCAGCTCACGGATATTGCAGGCAGCCTTAAACGCGTCAGGAATTACCATATCGCTGTAAAAGAAGATGGTGATGACCTTGTTTTCCTGCGCAAGATCGTTCCGGGTGCAACGGACAGAAGTTATGGTATCCATGTTGCAAGGATTGCAGGTGTTCCGCATGCAGTCACCACACGGGCAAAGGAGATTCTCGAGGACATCGAGAATGAGTGTGTTATTACTGAGGATGACTGCAAGAGCAGGAAGAAGCCACGCAGTAGTGCCAAATATACACAGGTGATACTGTTCGATCAGGAATCCTCATCTGGTGAAACTGCTTCTCATCCTGTAATTGGAGAATTAAAGGATATGGATCTGAATTCAATAACACCACTTGAGGCACTCAACAGGCTCAGTCAACTAAAGAGCAAACTTCTTGAAGAGGATAAATAA